In the genome of Mugil cephalus isolate CIBA_MC_2020 chromosome 21, CIBA_Mcephalus_1.1, whole genome shotgun sequence, one region contains:
- the myh6 gene encoding myosin-6 — MGDALMAEFGKAAPFLRKSDRERLEAQTRAFDIKTECFVVDDKVEYTKGQIQSKDGGMVTVKKEDGTTVTVKETEVHPQNPPKFDKIEDMAMFTFLHEPAVLFNLKERYAAWMIYTYSGLFCVTVNPYKWLPVYDAEVVGAYRGKKRSEAPPHIFSISDNAYQYMLTDRENQSVLITGESGAGKTVNTKRVIQYFASIAAVGGAGKKDSSKGTLEDQIIQANPALEAFGNAKTLRNDNSSRFGKFIRIHFGPSGKLSSADIETYLLEKSRVTFQLKAERNYHIFYQILSNQKPELLDMLLITNNPYDYSYISQGEVTVASINDSEELMATDSAFDVLGFTLEEKMGVYKLTGAIMHYGNMKFKQKQREEQAEPDGTEAADKSAYLMGLNSADLIKGLCHPRVKVGNEYVTKGQSVDQVYYSIGALAKSVYEKMFNWMVVRINQSLDTKQHRQYFIGVLDIAGFEIFDFNTFEQLCINYTNEKLQQFFNHHMFVLEQEEYKKEGIDWEFIDFGMDLQACIDLIEKPMGILSILEEECMFPKASDQTFKSKLYDNHLGKNKMFEKPRAAKGKAEAHFALVHYAGTVDYNIGNWLVKNKDPLNETVVGLYQKSSLKLLSLLFSSYSGDGGDKGSGKGAKKKGSSFQTVSALHRENLNKLMTNLKTTHPHFVRCLIPNEKKTPGVMDNCLVMHQLRCNGVLEGIRICRKGFPNRVLYGDFKQRYRILNASAIPEGQFLDCKKSAEKLLGSLDIDHTQYKFGHTKVFFKAGLLGTLEEMRDEQLSRIITRIQANARALLMREQFAKLVERRDALMVIQWNLRSFLGVKNWPWMKLFFKIKPLLKSAESEKEMANMKDEFNKLKEALEKSETRRKELEEKIVTLLQEKNDLTLQIQSEQDTLTDAEERCEQLIKSKIQLEAKLKEMTERLEDEEELNADLTAKKRKLEDECSELKKDIDDLELTLAKVEKEKHATENKVKNLTEEMASQDENIMKLTKEKKALQEAHQQTLDDLQSEEDKANSLTKAKAKLEQQVDDLEGSLEQEKKVRMDLERSKRKLEGDLKLTQESLMDLENDKQQLEERLKKKDFEISQISSKLEDEQVVSVQLQKKLKENQARIEELEEELDAERAVRAKVEKQRSDLSRELEDISERLEEAGGATSAQVELNKKRDAEFQKLRRELEESTLQHEATAASLRKKHADSVAELGEQIDNLQRVKQKLEKEKSEFKLELDDLTSNMEHVVKTKANIEKICRTMEDNMNEYKSKHEEAQRTINDLTTQRAKLLTENGEFGRQLEEKECLISQLTRGKTSYNQQVEDLRRQLEEEVKAKNALAHAVQSARHDCDLLREQFEEEQEAKAELQRALSKSNTEISAWRTKYETDGIQRTEELEEAKKKLVQRLQEAEEAIEAVNAKCSSLEKTKHRLQNEIEDLMLDLERSNAASAALDKKQRSFDKVLAEWKQKFEESQCELEASQKEARSLSTELFKLRNAYEESLDQLETMKRENKNLQEEISDLTDQLGEGGRSAHELEKIRKQLEQEKAELQSALEEAEGSLEHEESKILRAQLEFNQVKADMERKLTEKDEEMEQAKRNYQRMIESLQSSLESETRSRNEALRVKKKMEGDLNEMEIQLSQANRQAADAQKQLKSLQSFLKDTQLQLDDAQHGNDDLRENIGLLERRNNLIQAELEELRAALEQTERSRKLAEQELTDATERMQLLHSQNTSLINQKKKHEADLLHLQNEAEEAIQENRNAEEKAKKAITDAAMMAEELKKEQDTSAHLERMKKNMEQTIKDLQHRLDEAEQIAMKGGKKQLQKLETRIRELENELEAEQRRGAESIKGVRKYERRVKELTYQTEEDRKNMARLQDLVDKLQLKVKSYKHMAEEAEEAANTNMTKLRKLQHELEEAEERADIAESQVNKLRAKTRDGSSKKGLDE, encoded by the coding sequence ATGGGTGACGCTCTGATGGCCGAGTTCGGGAAGGCGGCTCCTTTCTTGAGGAAGTCGGACAGGGAGCGCCTGGAGGCTCAGACCAGAGCATTTGACATCAAGACCGAGTGTTTCGTAGTCGACGATAAGGTCGAATATACAAAGGGACAGATCCAGAGTAAAGACGGAGGGATGGTGACGGTCAAGAAGGAGGATGGAACAACAGTGACGGTAAAGGAGACGGAGGTTCACCCCCAGAACCCGCCCAAGTTCGATAAAATCGAAGACATGGCGATGTTCACGTTCCTCCACGAGCCCGCCGTGCTGTTCAACCTCAAAGAGCGCTACGCCGCCTGGATGATCTACACCTACTCCGGCCTCTTCTGCGTCACCGTCAACCCCTACAAGTGGCTTCCTGTCTACGACGCTGAGGTGGTGGGGGCCTACAGGGGCAAGAAGAGAAGCGAGGCGCCCCCTCATATCTTCTCCATTTCAGATAACGCCTACCAGTACATGCTGACTGACCGGGAGAACCAGTCCGTCCTCATCACCGGAGAATCCGGAGCAGGGAAGACAGTGAACACCAAGAGAGTCATCCAGTACTTCGCCAGCATCGCAGCAGTTGGAGGCGCAGGCAAGAAAGACAGCAGCAAAGGGACGCTGGAGGATCAGATCATCCAGGCCAACCCGGCGCTGGAGGCCTTCGGCAACGCCAAGACGCTGAGGAACGACAACTCCTCTCGCTTTGGAAAATTCATCCGAATTCACTTCGGCCCGAGCGGCAAACTGTCGTCTGCCGACATTGAGACGTACCTGCTGGAGAAGTCCCGCGTCACCTTTCAGCTCAAGGCAGAGAGGAACTACCACATCTTCTACCAGATCCTGTCCAATCAGAAGCCGGAGCTGCTGGACATGCTGCTGATCACCAACAACCCCTACGACTACTCCTACATCTCCCAAGGAGAGGTGACGGTCGCCTCCATCAACGACTCAGAGGAGCTGATGGCCACCGACAGCGCCTTTGACGTCCTCGGCTTTactctggaggagaagatgggcGTCTACAAACTGACCGGAGCCATCATGCATTACGGGAACATGAAGTTTAAACAGAAGCAGCGTGAGGAACAAGCCGAGCCAGACGGGACCGAGGCCGCTGATAAATCCGCCTACCTGATGGGGCTGAACTCCGCTGACCTCATCAAAGGGTTGTGTCATCCCAGGGTCAAGGTGGGAAACGAATACGTCACCAAAGGCCAAAGCGTGGACCAGGTGTACTACTCCATCGGTGCTCTGGCGAAGTCAGTGTACGAGAAGATGTTCAACTGGATGGTGGTGAGAATCAACCAGTCCCTGGACACGAAGCAGCATCGCCAGTACTTCATAGGAGTCCTCGACATCGCTGGGTTTGAGATATTTGACTTCAACACCTTTGAGCAGCTGTGCATCAACTACACCAACGAGaaactgcaacagtttttcAACCATCACATGTTTGTTCTGGAGCAAGAGGAGTACAAAAAAGAAGGGATTGACTGGGAGTTCATCGACTTCGGGATGGACTTGCAGGCTTGCATTGACCTGATTGAGAAGCCTATGGGGATCCTGTCAATTCTGGAGGAAGAATGCATGTTTCCCAAAGCGAGCGACCAGACCTTCAAGTCCAAGCTCTACGACAATCATCTGGGCAAGAACAAGATGTTTGAGAAGCCCAGAGCAGCAAAGGGGAAAGCAGAGGCTCATTTTGCCCTGGTTCACTATGCTGGCACCGTGGACTACAACATCGGGAACTGGCTGGTGAAGAACAAAGACCCTCTGAATGAAACGGTGGTTGGCCTTTACCAGAAATCCTCTCTAAAGCTTCTCAGTCTGCTTTTTTCAAGCTATTCTGGAGACGGCGGAGACAAGGGAAGCGGCAAAGGAGCCAAAAAGAAAGGGTCCTCATTCCAGACAGTGTCGGCTCTTCACAGGGAAAACCTGAACAAGCTGATGACCAACCTGAAGACCACTCATCCCCACTTTGTCCGCTGTCTGATTCCTAATGAGAAGAAAACTCCAGGAGTCATGGACAACTGCCTCGTGATGCACCAGCTCCGCTGTAACGGTGTCCTGGAGGGCATCAGGATCTGTAGGAAGGGTTTCCCAAACAGGGTGCTCTACGGTGACTTCAAGCAGCGCTACAGGATCCTGAACGCCTCAGCCATCCCAGAGGGTCAGTTCCTCGACTGCAAGAAAAGCGCAGAAAAGTTGCTTGGCTCGCTTGACATCGACCACACTCAGTACAAGTTTGGACACACAAAAGTGTTCTTCAAGGCCGGGCTGCTGGGAACCCTAGAGGAGATGCGAGATGAGCAACTCTCTCGGATCATCACCAGGATCCAGGCCAATGCCCGGGCGTTGCTCATGAGGGAACAGTTCGCTAAGCTAGTGGAACGTAGAGATGCCCTGATGGTCATCCAGTGGAACCTCCGGTCTTTCCTGGGAGTGAAGAACTGGCCGTGGATGAAGCTCTTCTTCAAGATCAAACCTCTGCTGAAGAGCGCTGAGTCTGAGAAGGAAATGGCCAACATGAAGGATGAGTTTAACAAGCTGAAGGAAGCTCTGGAGAAATCTGAGACCAGGcggaaggagctggaggagaaaatcGTGACTCTTCTCCAAGAGAAGAACGATCTGACTTTGCAGATTCAGTCTGAACAGGACACACTGACGGACGCCGAGGAACGCTGCGAACAGCTGATAAAGAGCAAGATTCAGCTGGAGGCCAAACTGAAAGAGATGACGGAGAGActggaggacgaagaggagctCAACGCAGATCTCACCGCAAAGAAACGAAAGCTGGAAGACGAATGCTCTGAGCTGAAGAAAGACATTGATGACCTGGAGCTAACTTTAGCcaaggtggagaaggagaaacatGCTACTGAGAATAAGGTGAAAAACCTGACAGAGGAGATGGCTTCGCAGGATGAAAACATCATGAAGCTGACCAAAGAGAAGAAGGCGTTGCAGGAGGCTCACCAGCAGACTTTGGATGACCTGCAGAGCGAAGAGGACAAAGCCAACAGTTTGACCAAAGCTAAAGCGAAGCTGGAGCAACAGGTGGACGATCTGGAGGGCTCactggagcaggagaagaaggtCAGGATGGACCTTGAGCGCTCGAAGAGAAAGCTGGAAGGAGACCTGAAACTAACCCAGGAGAGCTTGATGGACTTGGAGAATGacaagcagcagctggaggaaagACTCAAGAAGAAAGACTTTGAGATCAGCCAAATAAGTTCAAAACTGGAAGACGAGCAGGTCGTTTCCGTTCAGCTCCagaaaaagctgaaagaaaaccaGGCGAGGatcgaggagctggaggaggagctggatgCCGAGCGAGCCGTCCGGGCCAAAGTGGAGAAGCAGCGCTCGGATCTTTCCCGTGAGCTGGAGGACATCAGCGAACGTCTGGAGGAAGCCGGCGGAGCCACGTCGGCTCAGGTGGAGCTGAATAAGAAAAGAGATGCTGAGTTTCAGAAGCTGCgcagggagctggaggagtCCACCCTCCAACACGAGGCCACCGCCGCCTCGCTGAGGAAGAAACATGCCGACAGCGTGGCTGAGCTGGGAGAACAGATCGACAACCTGCAGCGTGTGAAGCAgaagctggagaaagaaaagagtgagTTCAAGCTGGAGCTAGACGACTTGACTTCCAACATGGAGCACGTGGTGAAGACCAAGGCGAACATTGAGAAGATATGTCGAACAATGGAGGACAACATGAACGAGTACAAGAGTAAACATGAGGAGGCTCAGAGGACCATCAACGACCTGACCACCCAGAGGGCAAAGCTGCTGACTGAGAACGGCGAGTTTGGAcgtcagctggaggagaaggagtgtCTGATTTCACAGCTGACCCGAGGGAAGACCTCCTACAACCAGCAGGTGGAAGATCTCCGCcggcagctggaggaggaggtcaagGCCAAGAATGCCCTCGCCCACGCTGTGCAATCAGCTCGACATGACTGCGACCTGCTCCGAGAGCAGTTtgaagaagagcaggaagccAAGGCCGAGCTGCAGAGAGCTCTGTCCAAATCCAACACCGAGATCTCGGCCTGGAGGACCAAGTATGAAACGGATGGGAtccagaggacagaggagctggaggaggcgaAGAAGAAGCTGGTTCAGAGGCtgcaggaggcagaggaggccaTCGAGGCCGTGAACGCAAAGTGTTCCTCCCTCGAGAAGACCAAACACCGACTCCAGAACGAGATCGAAGACCTGATGCTGGACCTGGAGAGATCCAACGCGGCTTCAGCAGCACTGgacaagaaacaaagaagcTTTGACAAAGTCTTGGCTGAGTGGAAGCAGAAGTTTGAGGAGTCGCAGTGTGAACTAGAGGCCTCCCAGAAGGAGGCTCGGTCCCTGAGCACTGAACTCTTCAAACTGAGGAACGCCTACGAGGAGTCTCTGGATCAGCTCGAGACcatgaagagagagaacaagaaCCTCCAGGAGGAAATCTCCGACCTCACGGACCAGCTCGGAGAAGGCGGAAGGAGCGCCCACGAGCTGGAGAAGATCCGGAAGCAGCTGGAACAAGAAAAGGCTGAACTCCAGTCGGCGCTGGAGGAGGCCGAGGGTTCCCTGGAGCACGAAGAGAGCAAGATCCTCCGAGCTCAGCTGGAGTTCAACCAGGTGAAGGCCGACATGGAGCGCAAGCTGACCGAGAAGGACGAGGAGATGGAGCAGGCCAAGAGGAACTACCAGCGCATGATCGAGTCTCTTCAGTCCTCTCTGGAGTCTGAGACCAGGAGTCGAAACGAGGCCTTGAGAgtcaagaagaagatggagggtgACCTGAATGAGATGGAGATCCAGCTCAGCCAAGCCAACAGGCAAGCAGCCGATGCCCAGAAACAACTCAAGAGCCTCCAGTCATTTCTGAAGGAcactcagctgcagctggacgaCGCCCAACATGGCAACGATGACCTGAGGGAAAACATCGGTCTGCTCGAACGCCGAAACAACCTGATCCAGGCGGAGCTCGAGGAGCTGAGAGCCGCCCTGGAGCAGACGGAGAGAAGTCGGAAACTGGCTGAACAGGAGCTGACCGACGCCACTGAGCGGATGCAACTGCTGCACTCCCAAAACACCAGCCTTATcaaccagaagaagaagcatgaGGCggacctcctccacctgcagaaCGAGGCGGAGGAGGCCATTCAAGAGAACCGCAATGCTGAGGAGAAGGCTAAGAAGGCCATCACAGATGCAGCCATGATGGCCGAGGAGCTAAAGAAGGAGCAGGACACCAGCGCTCATCTGGAGCGCATGAAGAAGAACATGGAGCAGACCATCAAAGACCTGCAGCACCGCCTGGACGAGGCCGAGCAGATCGCCATGAAGGGAGGCAAAAAGCAGCTCCAGAAACTGGAGACTCGCATCCGAGAGCTGGAGAACGagctggaggcagagcagaggaggggggcGGAGTCCATCAAAGGGGTTCGCAAGTACGAACGCCGGGTCAAAGAGCTCACCTACCAGACGGAGGAGGACCGCAAGAACATGGCTCGCCTCCAGGACCTGGTGGacaagctgcagctgaaggTCAAGTCCTACAAACACAtggcggaggaggcggaggaggcggccAACACCAACATGACCAAACTCCGTAAGCTGCAGCACGAGCTGGAGGAGGCCGAGGAGAGGGCCGACATCGCAGAGTCCCAGGTCAACAAGCTGAGGGCCAAGACCCGGGACGGGTCCTCCAAGAAGGGCCTGGACGAGTGA
- the zbtb1 gene encoding zinc finger and BTB domain-containing protein 1, with amino-acid sequence MARPSHSDHVLQQLNNQREWGFLCDCLIAIGDIYFRAHKAVLAACSSYFRMMFIRDQQGAGRLDLSNMQISAECFDLILQLMYLGRIVVGSYEFEELKASMAYLQMYYIPDSLEDLRDIRSSNLTPSSCASSSSSSSSSAGPAGGKMMFGVRMYEQQRPAAPEGERPPKPANSSAGRPAGPASVSRPVAAEEVVAAPLMVAPAASDGAVEQPCDLRKRTSGRSSALKDRPRFGRTYTCDDCGFVFSCEKLLIEHILTCTNRKAYHPPRGNAEGDNDSSKAESSTSESVDEHRVVCKGEDDWPEAKDAADLSIRSAVAGPDGEPGSTKTIKTEPEEGVFPEFEVVRVGEHGSRDCSTHFSEASHKDSVREKTASTREPEPSVSGLENSSEGHMSSSDDSGIPAKLRKVKDEKPDADCVPCELCGALLTDEDKSAHYLANHMGHICACGRCGQVLIKGRQLQEHAERCGESHGAESDSHGEDEASLLEEAQGMEEGLLEAGDLACPHCGLLFQNESLALEHALSCHDQELFRPAILEEGAEPDHRRKHFCSICGKGFYQRCHLREHYTVHTKEKQFTCQTCGKQFLRERQLRLHTDMHKGMARYVCPVCDQGTFLKHDHVRHMISHLSAGETICQVCFQIFPGGEQLEKHMDVHLYICGVCGEKFRLRKDMRSHYNSKHTKRL; translated from the coding sequence ATGGCGAGGCCGAGCCACAGCGATCAcgtcctccagcagctcaaCAACCAGCGGGAGTGGGGCTTCCTGTGCGACTGCCTCATCGCCATCGGTGACATCTACTTCAGGGCTCACAAGGCCGTCCTGGCGGCCTGCAGCTCCTACTTCAGGATGATGTTCATCCGGGACCAGCAGGGGGCGGGACGCCTGGACCTCAGCAACATGCAGATCAGCGCCGAGTGCTTCGACCTCATCCTGCAGCTCATGTACCTCGGGCGCATCGTGGTGGGGAGCTACGAGTTCGAGGAGCTCAAGGCGTCCATGGCCTACCTGCAGATGTACTACATCCCCGACTcgctggaggacctcagggaCATCCGGAGCTCCAACCTCACCCCGTCCTCCTgcgcctcctcgtcctcctcttcctcctcctccgctggaCCCGCCGGAGGGAAAATGATGTTTGGGGTCCGCATGTACGAGCAGCAGAGGCCCGCCGCCCCCGAAGGAGAGCGCCCGCCCAAACCCGCCAACAGCAGCGCTGGCCGTCCGGCGGGTCCAGCCTCCGTCAGCCGGCCTGTGGCGGcggaggaggtggtggcggcGCCTCTGATGGTGGCGCCGGCAGCTTCGGACGGAGCGGTCGAGCAGCCGTGTGACCTGAGGAAGAGGACGAGCGGCCGGAGCTCGGCGCTCAAAGACCGGCCGCGGTTCGGACGCACCTACACCTGCGACGACtgtggctttgtcttcagctgCGAGAAGCTTTTAATCGAACACATCCTGACCTGCACCAACCGGAAGGCCTACCATCCGCCCCGGGGCAACGCCGAGGGCGACAACGACTCCAGTAAAGCTGAGAGCTCCACCTCCGAGAGCGTAGACGAACACAGGGTCGTCTGTAAAGGCGAGGACGACTGGCCTGAGGCCAAGGACGCCGCAGACCTGTCCATCAGGTCGGCGGTAGCGGGGCCGGACGGAGAACCCGGGTCAACCAAGACCATCAAGACTGAACCGGAGGAGGGCGTGTTCCCGGAGTTTGAGGTGGTCCGGGTGGGAGAGCACGGGTCCAGAGACTGTAGCACACACTTCAGTGAAGCCTCACACAAAGACTCGGTGAGGGAGAAGACGGCATCCACCCGCGAACCAGAACCCAGCGTCTCCGGCCTGGAGAACAGCAGCGAAGGCCACATGTCGAGCAGCGACGATTCAGGGATCCCCGCCAAGCTCCGCAAGGTCAAAGACGAGAAGCCGGACGCCGACTGCGTCCCCTGTGAACTGTGTGGAGCTCTGTTAACGGACGAGGACAAGTCCGCCCACTACCTGGCCAACCACATGGGCCACATCTGCGCCTGCGGCCGGTGCGGCCAGGTGCTGATCAAAGGCCGGCAGCTGCAGGAGCACGCAGAGCGCTGCGGCGAATCCCACGGCGCCGAGTCGGACTCCCACGGCGAGGACGAGGCCTCGCTGCTGGAGGAGGCGCAGGGCATGGAGGAGGGCCTGCTGGAGGCCGGAGACCTGGCCTGCCCCCACTGTGGCCTGCTGTTCCAGAACGAGAGCCTGGCTCTGGAGCACGCCCTGTCCTGCCACGACCAGGAGCTGTTCCGCCCGGCCATCCTGGAGGAGGGCGCCGAACCGGATCACCGCCGCAAACACTTCTGCAGCATCTGCGGTAAAGGCTTCTACCAGCGCTGCCACCTGAGGGAGCACTACACCGTCCACACCAAGGAGAAGCAGTTCACCTGCCAGACCTGCGGGAAGCAGTTCCTGCGCGAGCGGCAGCTCCGGCTTCACACCGACATGCACAAAGGCATGGCGCGCTACGTCTGCCCGGTCTGCGACCAGGGAACCTTCCTCAAGCACGACCACGTCCGACACATGATCTCACACCTGTCGGCCGGAGAAACCATCTGCCAGGTGTGCTTCCAGATCTTCCCCGGTggagagcagctggagaaacACATGGACGTCCACCTGTACATCTGTGGCGTCTGTGGAGAAAAGTTCCGGCTCCGTAAAGACATGAGGAGCCACTATAACTCCAAGCACACCAAGAGACTATAG